Proteins encoded together in one Pseudoalteromonas rubra window:
- a CDS encoding H-NS histone family protein: protein MTTFLKSIQSKRALTREFQALTSQEVQQYQRKFVQLTDALIAKKQETEQTEQIRKDTVKKQLARMAAELGVSEEDVVNIARETASAKPKGSKAVIRYRYVDEAGKVHEWSGRGRRPLVFQNLIDHDDIEQYRVD from the coding sequence ATGACCACTTTTTTGAAATCCATTCAATCAAAACGGGCACTGACCAGAGAGTTTCAGGCTTTGACCAGCCAGGAGGTGCAACAGTATCAGCGTAAATTTGTGCAGCTCACTGATGCACTGATCGCGAAAAAGCAGGAAACCGAGCAGACTGAGCAGATCCGCAAAGACACCGTCAAAAAGCAGCTTGCCCGCATGGCCGCTGAGCTGGGGGTATCAGAAGAAGATGTGGTCAATATCGCCAGAGAAACCGCCAGCGCGAAGCCCAAAGGCAGCAAAGCCGTGATCCGCTACCGCTATGTCGATGAGGCCGGCAAAGTGCATGAGTGGTCTGGCCGGGGGCGTCGCCCGCTGGTGTTTCAAAACCTCATTGATCACGACGACATCGAGCAATACCGGGTCGATTAA